The following proteins are co-located in the Pirellulales bacterium genome:
- a CDS encoding pitrilysin family protein has translation MRYGRLLFLLLAWSLLGAAPPIGSAAEAAAFAAAAPVKPSEAPAEGRKLFDYREITLDNGLHVITLEDFSCPIVNVQVWYHVGSKDENPERQGFAHMFEHMMFRGTERLGPTDHMDLVRQAGGECNAYTAFDQTVYHETLAAHQLELALWLEADRMAGLKIDQGSFDTERKVVEEERRMGLNRPFGTVMEKVMAEVFREHPYRWTPIGKIPHLRAAAVQELRDFWNKYYVPNNATLVVAGAVKHAEAQQLAKRHFGWIPRGADPPRVEIVEPWPEAGRTVTVHEDNAPAPVVGVLFRTVPLSHSDHVPLELLSTILVGDDSSRLYRALVVEKKVAVSAIDISQSLEQDGIFFAGAIVPPFGAKPEAAIEALDEEIDKLRTGPITDHELLKAKNRALKSIVMETLTVEGKASALGEAAVLQRNPKRANEVLDDVRRVTIDDLQRVARKYLVPERQIKVLIPSTGMAAGPKKNAEEDAPITAEAETQAPRPGRPGVSRPQGFFPAPPLAAPLAVDPPPLVHTTHTLANGLKVIIVPNHEVPFVGATLGLLSGAWTETKPGTVSMTLDMITKGTKHHDEARLADELGTYAISLGGTGGMDSSTVSANCLTEELERALGLLGEVVREPTFPEADFDDTRKQTLTGLRVSSREPAYIARRELRRKMYGEHPYARTATGEIKDVEALKLADLPDWWNKFARPDAAVLILSGDIDDKRGLALAEKVFGDWKVDGERPDIKLPDPPAAGATGIVLVDRPDATQSQIYTGQLGITRHDPRYAASRVIDGYFGGAFSSRLNESIRVKKGLTYGANGGFHAQRFAGDFTVHTFSKTESTVEALAAVFEEIKRLKAEPPSAVELRKTKAYLVGSFPMDRETPLQMASELWLLALNNLPENYFDEELRSVVQADETACMDLIKNVVQPDQTVVVVVGQAEELQSGLEKIAPVTTVDAKE, from the coding sequence ATGCGGTACGGACGGCTGCTATTCTTGTTGCTTGCTTGGTCCCTGCTCGGCGCCGCGCCCCCGATCGGCTCGGCGGCAGAGGCCGCGGCGTTCGCCGCGGCGGCGCCCGTTAAACCGTCAGAAGCCCCGGCCGAGGGGCGCAAGCTGTTCGATTATCGCGAGATCACGCTCGATAACGGCCTGCACGTGATCACGCTCGAAGACTTCTCCTGCCCGATCGTCAACGTGCAGGTCTGGTATCACGTCGGCTCGAAGGACGAAAACCCGGAGCGGCAGGGTTTTGCGCATATGTTCGAGCATATGATGTTCCGCGGCACCGAGCGCCTCGGCCCGACGGACCACATGGACCTGGTGCGGCAGGCCGGCGGCGAGTGCAACGCCTACACCGCCTTCGATCAAACCGTGTATCACGAGACACTGGCGGCTCATCAGTTGGAGCTGGCCCTGTGGCTCGAAGCGGATCGCATGGCCGGCCTGAAGATCGATCAGGGCTCGTTCGACACCGAGCGCAAGGTGGTCGAGGAAGAGCGGCGGATGGGCCTGAACCGGCCGTTCGGCACGGTGATGGAAAAGGTGATGGCCGAGGTGTTCCGCGAACATCCGTATCGCTGGACGCCGATCGGCAAGATTCCACATCTGCGCGCGGCGGCCGTGCAAGAGTTGCGCGATTTCTGGAACAAATACTACGTGCCGAACAACGCCACGCTGGTCGTCGCCGGCGCGGTGAAGCATGCCGAAGCGCAGCAGCTTGCGAAGCGGCACTTCGGCTGGATCCCGCGCGGCGCCGATCCGCCGCGTGTGGAAATTGTCGAGCCCTGGCCCGAGGCGGGCCGCACCGTCACGGTTCACGAGGATAACGCCCCGGCGCCGGTCGTCGGTGTTTTGTTCCGCACCGTTCCCCTCTCGCATTCGGACCATGTTCCCCTTGAGTTGCTTTCGACGATCCTGGTAGGCGATGATAGCAGCCGGCTTTATCGCGCCTTGGTCGTTGAGAAGAAGGTGGCCGTATCGGCGATCGATATCTCCCAGTCCCTCGAGCAAGATGGCATCTTCTTCGCCGGTGCGATCGTGCCTCCCTTCGGCGCGAAGCCCGAGGCCGCGATCGAGGCGCTGGACGAAGAAATCGACAAACTGCGCACCGGTCCGATTACCGATCACGAGCTGCTGAAGGCCAAGAATCGTGCGCTCAAGTCGATCGTGATGGAAACTTTGACCGTCGAAGGCAAGGCCTCGGCCCTCGGCGAAGCGGCCGTGCTGCAAAGAAACCCCAAGCGTGCCAACGAAGTTCTCGACGACGTCCGCCGCGTGACGATCGATGATCTCCAGCGCGTGGCGCGCAAGTACCTCGTGCCGGAGCGGCAGATCAAGGTCTTGATTCCCTCGACCGGCATGGCCGCCGGTCCGAAGAAGAACGCCGAGGAAGATGCACCGATCACGGCCGAAGCCGAGACGCAGGCGCCCCGTCCAGGTCGACCCGGCGTCTCCCGGCCGCAAGGCTTCTTTCCCGCACCGCCGCTGGCGGCCCCGCTGGCCGTCGATCCGCCCCCCTTGGTACACACGACGCACACGCTCGCCAACGGCTTGAAGGTCATCATCGTCCCGAATCACGAGGTGCCGTTCGTCGGCGCAACGCTCGGCCTGCTGTCGGGCGCCTGGACCGAAACCAAGCCGGGCACGGTTTCGATGACCTTGGACATGATCACCAAGGGAACGAAGCATCACGACGAAGCGCGATTGGCCGACGAACTGGGTACGTACGCCATCAGCCTGGGCGGCACCGGCGGCATGGACTCATCGACCGTCAGTGCCAATTGCCTGACCGAAGAATTGGAGCGCGCCCTCGGCCTGCTGGGCGAAGTTGTGCGCGAGCCGACCTTTCCCGAAGCCGACTTCGACGACACGCGCAAGCAAACGCTGACCGGTTTGCGCGTCTCATCACGCGAGCCGGCATATATCGCGCGCCGCGAGCTGCGCCGCAAAATGTACGGCGAACATCCCTACGCCCGCACGGCCACCGGCGAGATCAAGGACGTCGAGGCTCTCAAACTCGCCGACCTGCCAGACTGGTGGAACAAGTTCGCGCGGCCTGACGCGGCCGTGCTGATCCTGTCGGGCGATATCGACGACAAGCGCGGCCTGGCCTTGGCCGAAAAGGTATTCGGCGATTGGAAAGTCGACGGCGAGCGGCCCGACATCAAGCTCCCCGACCCGCCGGCGGCCGGCGCGACCGGCATTGTGCTTGTCGATCGGCCCGACGCCACGCAAAGCCAGATTTACACCGGCCAGTTAGGCATCACCCGGCACGATCCGCGCTATGCGGCCAGCCGTGTGATCGACGGTTACTTCGGTGGCGCATTCTCCAGCCGGCTGAACGAATCGATCCGCGTGAAAAAGGGACTCACCTACGGCGCCAATGGCGGATTTCACGCCCAGCGGTTCGCCGGTGATTTCACCGTTCACACCTTCAGCAAGACCGAGTCGACGGTCGAAGCGCTGGCGGCCGTATTCGAGGAAATCAAACGCCTGAAGGCCGAACCGCCGTCGGCCGTCGAGCTGCGCAAGACCAAGGCGTATCTCGTCGGCAGCTTTCCGATGGATCGCGAAACGCCGCTGCAGATGGCATCGGAATTGTGGCTCTTGGCGCTGAACAACTTGCCTGAGAATTACTTCGACGAGGAACTGCGTTCGGTCGTGCAAGCCGACGAGACGGCGTGCATGGATTTGATCAAGAACGTGGTGCAACCCGATCAAACCGTGGTGGTCGTGGTGGGTCAGGCCGAAGAATTGCAATCCGGCCTGGAAAAGATCGCCCCGGTTACGACGGTCGATGCGAAAGAATGA
- a CDS encoding SpoVR family protein gives MAMHTDTSLPPDLAEMQVQIEEYARGHGLDFFPTIFEVVDCDQLNAIAAYGGFPTRYPHWRFGMEYEQLSKGYTYGLQKIYELVINNNPCYAYLMKSNALTDQKLVMAHVYGHCDFFKNNAWFAHTDRKMMDHMANHGNRIRRYMDRFGVETVEEFIDCCLSIEDLIDVHSLFIKRRDDRPRFDLAAQDEEEEDARPGRFQAKSYMDSFVNPPAALEAEAEARKRQREKEEHFPAEPMRDVMLFVLEHAPLKSWQLDILSMLRDEAYYFAPQAQTKIMNEGWASYWHSTIMTRQGLSAADVIHYCDHHSGTMATSPGRLNPYKLGIELFRDIEDRWNRGRFGREFDECDDLAAKRNWQQDTGLGRKKIFEVRAIHNDLTFIDTFLTLDFCREHKLFSFGYNQEADYYEIESREFPKIKQRLLYSLTNRGQPLITVRDGNYKNRGELFLFHEFNGVELQLGYAQDTLRALARLWMRPVHIETRLEDVPTILSFDGSEYSQHQVTTQPGKE, from the coding sequence ATGGCCATGCACACCGACACGTCGTTGCCTCCGGATCTGGCTGAAATGCAGGTCCAGATCGAGGAATATGCGCGCGGCCACGGTCTCGACTTCTTTCCCACGATCTTCGAAGTCGTGGATTGCGATCAGCTCAACGCCATCGCGGCCTATGGCGGCTTCCCCACGCGCTATCCGCACTGGCGCTTCGGCATGGAGTACGAGCAGCTTTCCAAGGGCTACACGTACGGGCTGCAAAAGATCTACGAGCTGGTGATCAATAATAATCCGTGCTACGCGTACCTGATGAAGTCGAATGCGCTCACGGATCAAAAGCTGGTGATGGCGCACGTCTATGGCCATTGCGACTTCTTCAAGAACAACGCCTGGTTCGCCCATACCGATCGCAAGATGATGGATCACATGGCGAACCACGGCAATCGGATCCGCCGTTACATGGATCGCTTCGGGGTGGAGACGGTCGAAGAGTTCATCGATTGCTGCTTGAGCATCGAGGACTTGATCGACGTGCATTCGCTGTTCATCAAGCGGCGCGACGATCGCCCGCGCTTCGACCTGGCCGCCCAGGACGAGGAGGAAGAGGATGCGCGGCCCGGCCGCTTTCAGGCCAAGAGCTACATGGATTCGTTCGTCAATCCGCCGGCGGCGCTGGAGGCCGAGGCCGAAGCCCGCAAGCGGCAGCGCGAAAAAGAAGAGCATTTTCCGGCGGAGCCGATGCGCGACGTCATGCTGTTCGTGCTCGAGCACGCACCCTTGAAGAGCTGGCAGTTGGATATTCTGTCGATGCTGCGCGATGAGGCGTATTACTTCGCTCCGCAGGCGCAGACCAAGATCATGAACGAAGGTTGGGCCAGCTACTGGCACTCCACGATCATGACGCGCCAGGGGTTGTCGGCCGCCGATGTGATCCACTATTGCGATCACCACTCAGGCACGATGGCCACGTCGCCCGGCCGACTGAACCCTTACAAGCTGGGAATCGAGCTCTTCCGCGATATCGAGGATCGCTGGAACCGCGGCCGCTTCGGCCGCGAATTCGACGAGTGCGACGACCTGGCCGCCAAGCGCAACTGGCAGCAGGACACCGGCCTGGGCCGTAAGAAGATCTTCGAAGTCCGCGCGATCCACAACGACCTGACCTTCATCGACACGTTCCTGACGCTCGATTTTTGCCGAGAACATAAATTGTTCTCGTTCGGCTACAACCAGGAAGCCGATTATTATGAAATCGAGAGCCGCGAATTTCCCAAAATCAAGCAACGATTGCTTTACAGCCTGACCAACCGCGGGCAACCGCTGATCACGGTCCGCGACGGCAACTACAAGAACCGCGGCGAGCTGTTCTTGTTCCATGAATTCAACGGCGTCGAACTGCAACTGGGTTACGCTCAGGACACGCTACGGGCTTTGGCCCGCCTGTGGATGCGACCGGTCCACATCGAGACACGCCTGGAGGACGTGCCCACGATTCTCAGCTTCGACGGCAGCGAATACAGCCAGCATCAAGTGACGACGCAACCGGGTAAGGAATAA
- a CDS encoding DUF444 family protein, translating into MKVERDQSRFRQIVRGKIRQNLRKYVTHGEMIGRQGRDLVSIPIPQLDVPHFRYGKNGSGGVGQGEGEVGTPIGAAPGEQGDGKGQAGSDPGAHILEVDISLEELAQILGDELELPRIEPKGRSNVIQEKTRFNSIRRLGPESLRHFKRTYIQALRRQVSSSTYDADSPRVVPIRDDKRYRSWVKIPQPDASAVAIYMMDVSGSMTDEQKQIVRTEAFWIDTWLKSQYNGLETRYIIHDAAAKEVDEDTFYRTRESGGTRISSAYKVCVDLIAREFSPADWNIYCFQFSDGDNWGEDNEASLRLLREHLLPVANLFCYGQVESPYGSGEYMRSLRMGVSENVDKLVLSEIRDKDAIYDSIKAFLGKGK; encoded by the coding sequence ATGAAGGTGGAGCGGGACCAGTCACGTTTTCGACAGATCGTCCGCGGCAAGATTCGCCAGAATCTGCGGAAGTATGTCACGCACGGCGAGATGATCGGCCGGCAGGGGCGCGATCTGGTCAGCATTCCCATTCCACAGCTCGACGTGCCGCACTTCCGCTACGGCAAGAACGGCTCGGGCGGCGTCGGACAAGGCGAGGGCGAAGTCGGCACGCCTATCGGCGCCGCGCCCGGTGAGCAAGGGGACGGTAAGGGCCAGGCTGGCAGCGACCCGGGCGCGCATATCCTGGAAGTGGATATCTCGCTCGAAGAGCTGGCGCAAATCCTGGGGGACGAGCTCGAGCTGCCCCGTATCGAGCCCAAGGGGCGCAGCAACGTCATTCAGGAAAAGACCCGCTTCAACAGTATTCGCCGGCTGGGTCCGGAATCGCTGCGGCATTTCAAGCGGACTTACATTCAGGCGCTGCGCCGGCAGGTCTCGTCGAGCACGTATGACGCTGATAGCCCGCGCGTGGTGCCGATTCGCGATGACAAGCGTTATCGCTCGTGGGTCAAGATTCCTCAGCCCGATGCCAGCGCCGTCGCGATTTACATGATGGACGTTTCGGGCTCGATGACCGATGAACAGAAGCAGATCGTGCGCACCGAGGCGTTCTGGATCGATACCTGGCTGAAGAGCCAGTACAACGGCCTGGAAACGCGTTACATCATTCACGACGCGGCGGCCAAGGAAGTCGACGAAGACACGTTCTACCGCACCCGCGAAAGTGGCGGCACGCGCATCAGTAGTGCCTACAAAGTGTGCGTCGACTTGATCGCCCGCGAGTTCTCGCCTGCGGATTGGAATATCTACTGCTTCCAGTTTTCCGACGGCGACAACTGGGGCGAGGACAACGAGGCCAGCCTGCGGCTGCTGCGCGAACATTTGCTGCCGGTGGCGAATCTTTTCTGCTACGGGCAGGTCGAAAGCCCCTACGGCAGCGGCGAATACATGCGGTCGCTGCGGATGGGCGTTTCGGAAAACGTCGACAAGCTGGTCCTCTCCGAGATTCGCGATAAGGACGCCATATACGACTCGATCAAAGCGTTCCTGGGAAAGGGAAAGTAA
- a CDS encoding serine protein kinase, with product MTSGRSIIEIIAERQDLEQFRKKTWEGSFEEYLDLVRANPLVTRNAFERVYDMILSYGTESYEEGREKHLRYRFFEDPESDGADAVFGLESQLAVLVNAFKSAAQGYGIEKRVLLLHGPVGSSKSTIARQLKKGLERYSARDEGALYTLGWVDLEEPHTVHWCPMNEEPLHIIPSRFRADVEANLNLDRAPGEYRAKVKGELCPFCRYVYNERLKHYGGDWTRVVQDVRVKRLILSEKDRVGIGTFQPKDEKNQDSTELTGDINYRKIAEYGSDSDPRAFNFDGEFNIANRGIVEFVEVLKLDVAFLYDLLGASQEHKVKPKKFAQTDIDEVILGHTNEPEYRRLQNNEFMEALRDRTVKIDIPYVTTLANEIRIYEKDYNKEKVQGKHIAPHTIEMAAMWAILTRLEPPKNASLTLLQKLKLYNGKSLPGFTEDNVKELREQALTEGMHGISPRYVQDKISNALVAHPDATSINPFMVLNEIEAGLKHHTLITSEEMRNHYRELLGVVKEEYENIVKNEVQRAIAADEDALARLCGNYIDNVKAYTQREKVKNKFTGQYQEPDERLMRSIEEKIDIPESRKDDFRREIMNYIGALSIDGRKFDYKTNERLNKALELKLFEDQKDSIKLTSLVSKVVDADTQAKIDVVKGRLIRDYGYDDESATDVLNFVASIFARGDTKP from the coding sequence ATGACCAGTGGACGATCGATTATCGAGATTATCGCCGAGCGACAGGACCTCGAGCAATTCAGGAAGAAAACCTGGGAAGGCTCGTTCGAGGAATACCTCGATCTGGTCCGCGCCAATCCTCTTGTAACTCGCAACGCGTTCGAACGCGTCTACGATATGATCCTGTCCTACGGGACAGAATCTTATGAAGAAGGGCGGGAAAAGCATCTCCGCTACCGCTTCTTCGAAGATCCGGAAAGCGACGGCGCCGACGCCGTCTTCGGTTTGGAGAGCCAGTTGGCCGTCCTGGTCAACGCCTTCAAAAGCGCCGCGCAGGGCTACGGCATCGAGAAGCGCGTGCTGTTGTTACACGGTCCTGTCGGCAGCAGCAAAAGCACTATCGCGCGGCAACTGAAAAAGGGGCTGGAGCGCTATTCGGCCCGCGACGAGGGGGCGCTGTACACCCTCGGCTGGGTCGACCTGGAGGAACCGCACACGGTCCACTGGTGCCCGATGAACGAGGAGCCGCTGCACATCATCCCCAGCCGGTTCCGCGCCGACGTTGAAGCGAACCTGAACCTCGACCGGGCGCCGGGCGAGTACCGCGCCAAGGTCAAGGGCGAGCTGTGCCCGTTCTGCCGGTACGTCTACAACGAGCGGCTCAAGCATTATGGCGGCGACTGGACGCGGGTCGTGCAGGACGTGCGCGTGAAGCGCTTGATCTTGAGCGAGAAAGACCGCGTCGGCATCGGCACCTTCCAGCCGAAGGATGAAAAGAACCAGGATTCGACCGAGCTGACCGGCGACATCAATTATCGGAAGATCGCCGAGTACGGCAGCGACAGCGACCCGCGGGCCTTCAACTTCGACGGCGAGTTCAACATCGCCAACCGCGGCATCGTCGAGTTCGTCGAGGTCTTGAAGCTCGACGTGGCGTTTTTGTATGACTTGCTCGGCGCCAGCCAGGAGCACAAGGTCAAGCCGAAGAAGTTCGCGCAAACCGACATCGACGAGGTGATCCTCGGTCACACGAACGAGCCGGAATATCGCCGCCTGCAGAACAACGAGTTCATGGAAGCGCTGCGCGATCGCACGGTGAAAATCGACATTCCTTACGTCACCACATTGGCCAACGAGATTCGCATCTACGAAAAGGACTACAACAAGGAGAAAGTGCAGGGCAAGCACATCGCCCCGCACACGATCGAAATGGCCGCCATGTGGGCCATCCTCACCCGGCTCGAACCGCCGAAAAACGCCAGCCTCACCTTGTTGCAAAAACTGAAGCTGTACAACGGCAAGAGCCTGCCGGGCTTCACCGAAGACAACGTCAAGGAACTGCGCGAGCAAGCCCTGACCGAGGGGATGCACGGCATCTCGCCGCGCTACGTCCAGGACAAGATTTCCAATGCCCTGGTTGCCCACCCCGACGCCACGAGCATCAACCCCTTCATGGTGCTCAACGAAATCGAGGCGGGGCTCAAGCATCACACGCTGATCACCAGCGAAGAGATGCGGAACCACTACCGCGAACTGCTGGGGGTGGTGAAGGAAGAGTACGAAAACATCGTGAAGAACGAAGTGCAGCGGGCGATCGCGGCCGACGAAGACGCCTTGGCCCGACTGTGCGGCAACTACATCGACAATGTGAAGGCCTACACGCAGCGGGAAAAAGTGAAGAACAAGTTCACCGGCCAATACCAGGAGCCCGACGAGCGGCTGATGCGCTCGATCGAGGAGAAGATCGATATCCCGGAAAGCCGCAAGGACGATTTCCGCCGCGAGATCATGAATTACATCGGCGCCTTGTCGATCGACGGCCGCAAGTTCGACTATAAGACCAACGAACGCCTGAACAAGGCATTGGAGCTCAAGCTGTTCGAAGACCAGAAGGATTCGATCAAGCTGACGAGCCTGGTCTCGAAGGTGGTCGACGCCGACACGCAAGCCAAGATCGACGTCGTCAAGGGGCGTTTGATTCGTGACTACGGGTATGACGACGAAAGCGCCACGGACGTGTTGAACTTCGTGGCCAGCATCTTCGCCCGCGGAGACACGAAACCGTAA